Proteins co-encoded in one uncultured Draconibacterium sp. genomic window:
- a CDS encoding (deoxy)nucleoside triphosphate pyrophosphohydrolase, whose product MIQVACAIIIDREKILIAQNNESSDHAFQWEFPGGKVKTGETEKECIVREIEEELNLTVEVVEALTPVEYDYKIKAIRLIPFVCSLVSGEMKLNDHKAVKWMTIDELGELDLAEADKVLIQLVENRTRLKKYLGE is encoded by the coding sequence ATGATTCAAGTTGCCTGCGCCATAATAATCGATCGTGAAAAAATTCTTATTGCTCAAAACAACGAAAGTTCCGATCATGCTTTTCAATGGGAATTCCCCGGAGGGAAGGTAAAAACCGGAGAAACAGAAAAAGAATGTATTGTTCGCGAAATTGAGGAAGAATTAAACCTGACGGTTGAAGTTGTGGAAGCACTAACTCCGGTTGAATACGATTATAAAATTAAAGCCATTCGTTTGATTCCTTTTGTTTGTTCATTGGTTTCAGGGGAAATGAAATTGAACGATCATAAGGCGGTAAAGTGGATGACTATTGACGAATTGGGCGAACTTGATTTAGCCGAGGCTGATAAGGTGTTGATTCAATTGGTTGAAAACCGGACGCGTTTAAAGAAATACCTTGGGGAATAG
- a CDS encoding D-2-hydroxyacid dehydrogenase has product MKIVVLDGYALNPGDLKWENLEALGELTVYDRTTPAQTLERAANADIVYTNKVILNREIISKLPRLKFIGVLATGYNVVDITAANDAGVTVCNIPVYSTQSVAQLVFAHIMHFTNKVGLHAKSVSNGDWASSKDFAYWLSPQTELAGKTLGIIGFGQIGQAVARIALAFGIKVIFNNRSKKATALDALQVDMDTLLATSDFISINCPLTNENQGFINKTSIAKMKPTAFLINTGRGPLINEQDLADALNNNKIAGAGLDVLSEEPALPENPLPKAKNCFITPHIAWATLEARQRLMQIAANNLKAFIDGNPINVVG; this is encoded by the coding sequence ATGAAGATTGTTGTTTTGGATGGCTACGCACTAAATCCCGGCGACCTAAAATGGGAGAATTTGGAAGCATTGGGAGAATTAACGGTGTACGATCGCACAACTCCGGCGCAAACCCTTGAACGGGCGGCAAATGCTGATATCGTTTACACTAATAAGGTCATTCTTAACCGCGAAATCATTAGCAAGCTGCCCCGGTTAAAGTTTATTGGAGTGCTGGCAACAGGTTATAATGTTGTTGATATAACCGCAGCCAACGATGCCGGAGTTACCGTTTGTAATATTCCGGTCTACAGTACACAATCGGTAGCGCAATTGGTTTTTGCCCACATTATGCATTTTACCAATAAGGTGGGTCTGCACGCCAAATCGGTAAGTAATGGCGATTGGGCCTCAAGTAAAGACTTTGCCTACTGGCTGTCGCCGCAAACCGAGCTGGCCGGAAAAACACTGGGAATTATTGGTTTCGGACAGATTGGACAAGCCGTTGCCCGCATAGCACTTGCCTTTGGCATAAAGGTTATTTTTAACAACCGCAGCAAAAAAGCAACAGCACTCGATGCCCTACAAGTTGATATGGATACTTTACTGGCGACCAGCGACTTTATCAGCATCAACTGCCCGCTTACCAACGAAAACCAGGGCTTCATTAATAAAACAAGCATTGCCAAAATGAAACCAACGGCTTTTCTGATAAACACCGGCCGCGGACCACTTATAAATGAACAAGATCTCGCTGATGCGCTAAACAACAACAAGATTGCCGGTGCCGGCCTCGATGTATTGTCGGAGGAACCGGCACTGCCCGAAAATCCTCTGCCAAAAGCAAAGAATTGCTTTATAACGCCACATATTGCCTGGGCAACTCTTGAAGCCCGCCAACGATTAATGCAAATTGCCGCTAATAATTTAAAGGCATTTATTGATGGCAATCCTATAAATGTGGTTGGCTAA
- a CDS encoding response regulator, whose amino-acid sequence METNNPDSAPVIKKLRILLAEDDQINQKLFTYMLNDIVEELIIASTGLEAINLYKEHSDIDLILMDLKMPEMDGYEAVKNIRETDKEVKIFALSAFSPETQKASVNGSGFNDYVSKPIRKAELLKVIVNHFS is encoded by the coding sequence ATGGAAACAAATAACCCGGACAGTGCACCTGTCATAAAAAAGCTAAGAATTTTACTGGCTGAAGATGATCAGATTAATCAAAAACTATTTACCTACATGTTAAACGATATTGTAGAAGAACTAATAATTGCTTCAACAGGTTTAGAGGCCATTAATCTGTATAAAGAGCATTCTGATATCGATTTAATTTTAATGGATTTAAAAATGCCTGAAATGGATGGCTACGAGGCTGTGAAAAATATCAGAGAAACGGATAAGGAGGTAAAAATATTTGCCTTATCGGCTTTTTCTCCCGAAACACAGAAGGCATCAGTAAATGGAAGTGGTTTTAATGACTACGTGAGCAAACCCATTCGTAAAGCTGAGCTTTTAAAAGTTATTGTGAACCATTTTTCGTGA
- a CDS encoding peptidylprolyl isomerase yields MRKLTHILLGSIMLFCAACDREVEKGVWKSDLSKDVQLVTDFGTVVLRLSDETPIHRNNFIKLVNEGAYDSVSFHRVIENFLIQTGDMATKPAGLGSKRDSADWYYMIDAEFRPDLLHKRGAVNAARMGDDQNPEQASDGTQFTIIQGRIYNDSILDVVEKRINSWLAYNKVINKPENKPEHEKLKELLDKMDAIYSKNDSPDSLLISALEVDVNTLKIRFDSLAEIELTTMNPYRFPEAHREIYKTEGGAAHLDQNYTVFGQVISGMDVVDSIAGVATDPADKPIDDVRILSAKMIARR; encoded by the coding sequence ATGAGAAAACTAACACATATACTCTTGGGGAGTATTATGCTCTTTTGCGCAGCATGCGACAGGGAGGTTGAAAAAGGAGTGTGGAAAAGTGATTTATCAAAAGATGTTCAGTTAGTTACTGATTTTGGAACCGTAGTTTTACGCTTATCGGACGAAACGCCTATACACCGCAATAATTTTATAAAACTGGTGAACGAGGGGGCTTACGACAGTGTATCGTTTCATCGTGTTATCGAAAACTTTCTTATTCAAACCGGCGACATGGCCACAAAACCTGCCGGGCTGGGAAGTAAAAGAGATAGTGCCGACTGGTATTATATGATAGATGCTGAATTCAGACCCGATTTGTTGCATAAAAGAGGTGCTGTAAATGCTGCCCGAATGGGTGATGACCAAAACCCGGAACAAGCTTCTGATGGCACGCAGTTTACCATTATTCAGGGCCGCATATACAACGATAGTATACTTGATGTTGTTGAAAAAAGAATTAACAGCTGGCTGGCCTATAATAAGGTGATTAACAAACCCGAAAACAAACCCGAGCATGAAAAACTTAAGGAGCTGTTGGATAAAATGGATGCTATTTACAGCAAAAATGATTCTCCCGACAGCTTATTGATTAGCGCGTTAGAAGTTGATGTAAACACCTTGAAAATCCGATTCGATTCGTTGGCCGAAATAGAATTGACAACAATGAACCCTTACCGTTTCCCGGAAGCGCATCGCGAAATTTATAAAACAGAAGGCGGCGCTGCTCACCTCGATCAGAACTACACCGTTTTTGGGCAGGTGATAAGCGGAATGGATGTGGTTGACAGCATTGCAGGTGTTGCTACTGACCCGGCAGACAAACCCATCGATGATGTGCGTATTTTGTCGGCAAAAATGATTGCGCGTAGGTGA
- a CDS encoding RDD family protein gives MNKYVLRFMNFIIDTTIYLIGMIIVVLLFQNIIAQEFLKWMSLAVYLGYYFISEYFFGRTIGKLITKTKVKSLAESSDYYFLQILIRTIIRVLPIDIISYLFGFRGLHDWISKTTIYKL, from the coding sequence ATGAATAAATATGTTCTGCGTTTTATGAATTTTATTATCGATACTACAATTTATCTTATCGGAATGATAATAGTAGTTCTATTATTTCAGAACATTATTGCTCAGGAATTTTTAAAGTGGATGTCGCTGGCAGTTTATTTGGGGTATTATTTTATAAGCGAGTATTTCTTTGGGCGGACAATTGGAAAATTGATTACCAAAACAAAGGTAAAATCCTTAGCAGAAAGCAGCGATTATTATTTTCTACAAATACTTATAAGAACAATAATAAGAGTTTTGCCCATTGATATAATATCCTATTTGTTTGGTTTTAGAGGATTGCATGATTGGATATCGAAGACAACTATATATAAATTGTAG
- a CDS encoding IS4 family transposase produces the protein MSDMLTFGKVTVNKFCTTNTEKIGAYRMFGNNSFSHFELTEGVVSNCKANQGSTHLLCIQDTTEFNFTSHLQRIGKKDKDIGPVTKNDNAGFFCHPMLVINEKDKLPIGLSSIDLWNRNWDKQDKFERSYWKQDITEKESYRWIESARKTKSVLDKAPMLTVIGDRESDIFSEFVLIPEERTHLLVRSRINRKLAGEDVKLYEKLSQQEQKAVYDLEIKGNKKRKARTAKMSLKYVKLKIKRPEKLHDKNLPEYVELWAIEAREQPKTVPRAESPIVWRLLTTHPITEVDHAMKCLEWYGNRWFIEELFRIMKSKGFELEASQLETGAALKKQVVMALQVALTIMVLKLSLNKKEALNAELIFNQQQIEFIELLLKNEIEGKTKKQQNPYPSRSLAWCAWAIARLSGWSGYKSHGPPGYISMKNGLDTFNTKYEGYLVAMKFLKDVYKG, from the coding sequence ATGTCAGATATGCTTACCTTCGGTAAAGTTACTGTCAATAAATTTTGTACAACGAATACCGAAAAGATAGGAGCATATCGTATGTTTGGGAATAATAGTTTCAGCCATTTTGAATTAACAGAAGGTGTAGTTTCTAATTGTAAAGCCAACCAAGGTTCTACTCATCTTCTTTGTATCCAGGATACAACAGAGTTTAACTTTACCAGCCACCTACAACGGATTGGGAAAAAGGACAAGGATATTGGTCCGGTAACAAAAAATGATAATGCAGGTTTCTTTTGCCATCCGATGTTGGTGATAAACGAAAAGGATAAACTGCCTATCGGCTTGTCAAGCATTGATTTGTGGAACCGCAACTGGGACAAACAAGATAAATTTGAACGAAGTTATTGGAAACAAGATATCACAGAAAAGGAATCATACCGCTGGATTGAAAGCGCCCGAAAAACAAAATCTGTTTTAGACAAAGCACCAATGTTAACTGTTATCGGAGACAGGGAGTCTGATATTTTTAGTGAGTTTGTCCTTATCCCAGAAGAACGCACACACTTGCTCGTGCGTTCAAGAATAAACCGAAAATTGGCAGGAGAGGATGTGAAACTTTATGAAAAGTTATCGCAACAGGAACAAAAAGCTGTTTACGATTTAGAAATTAAAGGAAATAAAAAACGAAAAGCCCGGACAGCAAAAATGTCCTTAAAATATGTAAAGCTTAAAATAAAAAGGCCAGAAAAACTACATGATAAGAATCTTCCTGAATATGTTGAATTATGGGCTATTGAAGCCCGTGAACAGCCAAAGACAGTGCCCAGAGCAGAATCTCCAATAGTTTGGAGGTTATTGACTACGCACCCAATAACAGAGGTTGACCATGCAATGAAATGTTTGGAGTGGTACGGTAACAGGTGGTTTATTGAAGAACTCTTCAGAATAATGAAAAGTAAAGGCTTTGAGCTTGAAGCCTCACAGCTTGAAACCGGTGCTGCATTAAAGAAACAGGTTGTTATGGCACTTCAGGTTGCATTAACAATAATGGTGCTTAAATTATCGCTCAACAAGAAAGAAGCATTAAACGCTGAACTGATATTTAACCAACAGCAAATAGAGTTTATAGAGTTATTACTAAAAAATGAAATAGAAGGAAAAACGAAAAAACAACAAAACCCATATCCCTCCAGAAGTTTAGCATGGTGTGCATGGGCAATAGCCCGGCTTAGTGGCTGGAGCGGATATAAGTCTCATGGCCCACCAGGCTACATATCAATGAAAAATGGACTTGATACCTTTAATACTAAATATGAGGGATACCTTGTCGCAATGAAGTTCTTAAAAGATGTGTATAAAGGGTAG
- the lgt gene encoding prolipoprotein diacylglyceryl transferase — protein sequence MVLNYIHWNPDPEIINVFGISIRYYGLLFVTGLIICLYILGWIFKNENIPPANLEKLSIYGMIGILAGARLGHCLFYEPGYYFAHPLEMILPVKFINGGVKFTGYQGLASHGGALGLIIALIFYSKKTKHAIIDTLDLIAVVAGIGGGFIRLANLMNSEIIGMQTSKPWGFIFERVDNIPRHPAQLYEALTYFLIAGITITLYRTKREYLKNGFFFGLTLALIFTARFFIEFIKERQVDLEESMKLDMGQLLSIPYIIIGVGFIIYGIRKTKRNKSSVHIA from the coding sequence ATGGTATTAAATTATATTCACTGGAATCCCGACCCTGAGATTATAAATGTTTTTGGAATCTCAATCCGTTACTACGGACTATTGTTTGTAACAGGACTGATTATTTGTCTTTATATTCTTGGCTGGATTTTTAAAAATGAGAATATTCCTCCCGCGAATCTGGAAAAACTTTCAATTTATGGAATGATTGGAATCCTTGCAGGAGCGAGATTAGGACATTGCCTTTTCTACGAACCAGGCTATTACTTTGCACATCCTCTAGAAATGATTTTACCTGTTAAATTCATAAATGGAGGAGTTAAATTTACAGGCTATCAGGGATTGGCTAGTCATGGAGGAGCATTAGGACTGATAATTGCACTTATTTTTTACTCCAAAAAAACAAAACATGCAATAATTGACACTCTTGATTTGATTGCAGTAGTTGCGGGAATTGGAGGCGGATTTATTCGACTTGCAAACTTAATGAATTCGGAAATTATTGGAATGCAAACATCAAAACCGTGGGGGTTTATATTTGAGAGAGTCGATAATATTCCAAGACATCCTGCCCAACTATATGAAGCGCTCACCTACTTCTTGATTGCGGGAATAACAATAACGCTTTACAGGACAAAAAGAGAATACTTAAAAAATGGTTTCTTTTTTGGATTAACATTAGCCTTGATATTTACAGCTAGATTTTTCATCGAGTTTATTAAAGAAAGACAAGTAGATCTTGAAGAAAGCATGAAACTCGACATGGGACAATTATTGAGTATTCCCTATATAATCATTGGGGTTGGATTTATAATATATGGAATACGAAAAACGAAAAGAAATAAAAGTTCAGTGCATATTGCATAG
- a CDS encoding two-component regulator propeller domain-containing protein, whose amino-acid sequence MRILLRYIITILLSIVVIAAKAELTNNIFDIRHIGYSEGLSSQRVFSIVEDQNSAMWIATKAGIDRYNGNTIKSYTLSGNFYYGDMGGRTLRLLYDKQYGLWAYDNTGRIYRYSIQDDRFEQYMYLAQFINKEIILNKLSLDQNGTLWLGLSIGLYKKEAEKTITPVISGQYVNDIISTGESLFIGTSTGVLQLSYAQLDKADWLLKGKDVQTLFHDVTSNELWVGTFNNGLWVKNLNTSDLLRLEEQSSGFLNPIRAITSYNTETLLVGIDGGGVYAVNRDSKKCHLLMSTEDSTDIFLPSNGIYAVTKDNQGNIWIGSYTGGVSVAILLKYPITILTHQRGNPQSLANNNVNDVEEDANGNLWFGTDIGISVRDKSSHLWSHWLKGAVVVALSKGENGSVWAGTYGDGIYLLNSGKQVVRHLTKQQGGLTTNYVFSLKQDTDGNLWVGGLDGQLLMMDKQGRPERTFDIKWIHSIEEVNDDQIAAATVNGFCLVNKRTGDIQRYATSQEHHEQNVSAYIISMLFNADSTVWLGTEGGGLNLYDMRTRESRIFTMQDGLPSNDVYSLQRDARGRLWVSTGKGLALIENFQVSNLNYLGDIDKEYNKSSFVRLTDGKFAYGSTNGAVLVTPDSITMTNYQAQLKFTGLTIDYLTADEEKRLRPAIYDMLKKGMVELDYKHNSFSVSFESINYRFQRDIAYQYILEGYEKSWSSLSSNGMVRYTNVSPGSYLLKVRSLRRNNGKTISEQTLVVKVAQPWWNSWWAWMLYICVVGIVLSFIWRYKSNQLQKRYDEDKIRFFIDTAHDIRTPVTLVMAPLDDLRKEKGLSDKALYLLELAHNNTNKLYKLITQLLEFEKADTHKQHTVLTPLNFNDILAEEIAGFQPLCDKKQLHLSLSLPDEDVYVMADLHIVEILLDNLVSNAIKYTMPQGDVRISLNYTKRKAIIEIKDSGIGIPKKAKKHLFADVYRAENTQKLNEGGTGFGLLQARRIIKILRGKITFQSEENKGSTFTVTLPRTYAVPNFDSKQAVTPKELMFPKTTDAAGQKVSKTGRISRQRGKDTLLIVEDHEALRYYLRKTFENDYRVVDVADGQEALTYLSDEYPDLILSDVMMPGIQGDELCRLVKENPDTSGIPFILLTAKVNHDATVEGLKKGADDYIPKPFSTEILKLKVQSLITNRNRQRDFFMRQALLQVEAEKGHLNNDENQGITAKAHNNKTDEPDLDMLSESDRQFIIRATQLVIANMSNADFNINTLCQEMAMSRTLFYSRLKSLTGKGPQEFMRIIRLQKAAELLKDGRSVTEVAADTGFVNPKYFSSLFKKQFGIQPSKYNQADSAP is encoded by the coding sequence ATGAGAATATTGTTGAGATATATCATTACTATTTTATTGTCGATAGTAGTCATTGCTGCAAAGGCTGAATTGACCAATAACATATTCGACATCAGGCATATCGGCTATTCGGAAGGTCTCAGCAGTCAACGTGTATTTTCGATTGTTGAAGATCAGAACAGCGCAATGTGGATTGCCACAAAAGCAGGAATAGATCGCTATAACGGCAATACCATAAAAAGCTATACATTATCAGGTAACTTTTACTACGGAGACATGGGCGGGCGTACACTTCGCTTGCTGTACGACAAGCAGTACGGACTATGGGCGTACGACAATACCGGGAGAATCTATCGTTATTCAATACAGGATGACCGTTTCGAACAATATATGTACTTGGCCCAATTCATCAACAAAGAAATTATTTTAAACAAGTTGTCGCTGGATCAAAACGGAACATTATGGTTGGGACTTAGCATAGGGCTATATAAGAAAGAAGCTGAAAAAACGATCACTCCGGTCATTAGCGGACAATATGTAAATGACATTATATCTACAGGCGAATCGCTTTTTATTGGTACATCCACAGGGGTGCTACAGCTTTCGTACGCGCAATTAGACAAAGCGGATTGGCTGCTAAAAGGAAAAGATGTACAGACGCTCTTTCACGACGTAACGAGTAATGAACTTTGGGTAGGTACTTTTAATAATGGCTTGTGGGTGAAGAATCTAAACACTTCTGATCTGCTCCGCCTGGAAGAACAAAGCTCAGGATTTCTGAACCCGATAAGAGCGATTACAAGCTATAACACGGAAACATTGCTGGTAGGAATAGATGGAGGAGGAGTTTACGCAGTTAATCGGGATTCGAAAAAGTGTCATCTGCTTATGAGTACGGAGGATAGCACCGATATTTTCTTACCAAGCAACGGAATCTATGCCGTCACCAAAGATAACCAGGGAAACATTTGGATAGGAAGTTACACCGGGGGAGTATCTGTTGCTATTTTATTGAAATACCCGATTACGATATTAACCCATCAAAGGGGAAATCCGCAATCATTAGCGAATAACAATGTCAATGATGTTGAAGAAGATGCCAATGGAAACCTATGGTTTGGCACTGACATTGGAATCAGTGTTCGAGATAAATCCTCGCATTTGTGGAGTCACTGGTTAAAGGGTGCTGTTGTTGTCGCCTTGAGCAAAGGGGAGAATGGATCGGTATGGGCAGGAACTTACGGAGACGGCATATACCTTCTGAACAGCGGGAAACAGGTTGTTCGTCATCTTACCAAACAACAGGGAGGGCTAACAACAAACTATGTTTTTTCGCTCAAACAAGATACAGACGGGAACTTATGGGTGGGAGGCCTGGATGGACAACTGTTGATGATGGATAAACAGGGACGCCCGGAGCGAACATTCGATATTAAGTGGATACATTCCATAGAGGAGGTGAATGATGATCAAATAGCTGCAGCCACAGTGAATGGGTTCTGCCTGGTAAATAAGCGTACCGGAGATATACAACGCTACGCCACTTCACAAGAACATCACGAACAAAATGTCAGCGCCTATATTATATCAATGCTTTTTAATGCCGACAGCACTGTATGGCTGGGAACCGAGGGAGGAGGGCTAAATCTTTATGATATGCGAACCCGGGAGTCAAGAATATTCACCATGCAGGACGGGCTTCCGTCTAACGACGTATACAGTCTGCAACGAGATGCCAGAGGACGTCTGTGGGTAAGTACGGGAAAAGGACTTGCGCTCATCGAGAATTTCCAGGTGTCGAACCTTAATTATTTGGGTGACATCGACAAAGAATATAACAAATCTTCTTTTGTACGGCTTACGGACGGGAAATTTGCCTATGGCAGTACGAATGGCGCTGTCTTAGTTACGCCCGACTCGATAACTATGACAAACTATCAGGCCCAATTAAAATTTACCGGCTTGACAATAGATTATTTGACCGCCGATGAAGAAAAGCGTTTGCGGCCTGCAATCTACGACATGCTGAAGAAAGGCATGGTTGAACTTGACTACAAACACAACTCATTCTCAGTATCCTTTGAGTCGATCAATTACCGCTTTCAGCGTGACATTGCATACCAGTATATTCTGGAAGGATACGAGAAATCATGGAGTAGCCTGTCGTCCAATGGTATGGTGAGGTACACGAATGTGTCTCCGGGCTCTTATCTCCTTAAAGTACGCAGCTTGCGCCGAAATAATGGGAAAACAATATCTGAACAAACACTTGTTGTAAAAGTCGCTCAACCCTGGTGGAATTCGTGGTGGGCATGGATGCTTTACATTTGCGTGGTGGGTATTGTCTTGTCTTTTATTTGGCGTTACAAGAGCAATCAACTTCAGAAACGGTACGATGAAGACAAAATAAGGTTCTTCATTGATACTGCACACGACATCAGGACACCTGTAACACTAGTTATGGCTCCTTTGGACGACCTGCGTAAGGAAAAGGGGCTCTCGGACAAAGCCCTTTACCTCCTGGAACTGGCCCACAACAATACGAATAAGCTTTATAAACTGATCACTCAGCTGCTCGAATTTGAAAAAGCAGACACCCACAAGCAGCACACTGTATTAACCCCTTTAAATTTCAATGATATCCTTGCCGAAGAGATTGCCGGTTTCCAGCCATTGTGCGACAAGAAACAATTGCATTTAAGTCTCTCGTTGCCCGATGAAGACGTTTACGTTATGGCAGATTTGCATATTGTTGAGATACTGCTGGACAATCTCGTTTCCAATGCCATTAAGTATACGATGCCGCAAGGTGATGTTCGCATAAGTTTAAATTACACAAAACGAAAAGCCATTATAGAGATCAAAGATAGTGGCATAGGCATTCCGAAAAAGGCAAAGAAACACTTGTTTGCTGATGTTTACAGAGCCGAAAATACACAGAAATTGAACGAAGGTGGAACAGGCTTTGGGCTCTTACAGGCACGCCGGATAATAAAAATACTACGCGGAAAGATTACTTTTCAATCCGAAGAGAACAAAGGCAGTACCTTTACAGTAACGCTGCCGAGAACGTATGCTGTTCCTAACTTCGACTCTAAGCAAGCTGTTACCCCAAAAGAACTCATGTTCCCGAAAACGACAGATGCTGCCGGTCAAAAAGTAAGTAAGACAGGCCGCATAAGCCGGCAAAGAGGAAAAGATACGCTGCTTATCGTAGAAGATCACGAAGCCCTTCGTTATTATCTGCGGAAAACTTTCGAGAACGACTACCGGGTGGTTGACGTTGCTGACGGGCAGGAAGCGCTCACATACCTCTCAGACGAATACCCTGACCTGATCCTGTCCGACGTAATGATGCCGGGCATACAAGGAGATGAGCTTTGCAGGCTGGTCAAAGAAAATCCGGACACTTCGGGCATACCCTTTATCCTGCTTACTGCAAAAGTCAATCATGATGCCACTGTTGAAGGATTAAAGAAAGGTGCGGACGATTATATTCCCAAACCATTCAGTACTGAGATTCTGAAGCTGAAAGTACAGAGCCTGATTACTAACAGAAACAGACAGCGGGATTTTTTCATGCGGCAAGCTCTTTTACAAGTTGAAGCAGAAAAAGGACACCTGAATAATGATGAGAATCAGGGAATAACCGCAAAAGCTCACAACAATAAAACGGATGAACCGGATTTGGACATGCTATCAGAAAGTGATCGTCAGTTTATCATACGGGCGACTCAACTTGTCATCGCAAACATGAGTAATGCTGATTTTAACATCAATACCCTTTGTCAGGAAATGGCCATGAGCCGGACTCTTTTTTACAGCCGTCTAAAATCACTGACAGGAAAAGGGCCCCAAGAGTTTATGCGTATCATCCGACTTCAGAAAGCAGCGGAACTATTGAAAGACGGTAGAAGCGTGACCGAAGTTGCCGCAGACACCGGATTTGTAAATCCAAAATACTTTAGTTCGTTGTTTAAAAAACAATTTGGCATACAACCTAGCAAATACAATCAAGCCGATTCAGCGCCATAA
- a CDS encoding glycoside hydrolase family 16 protein has translation MNKTAVAVLLLLVCLMQQSCSSNSDGDTEEHGDFFFKDDFESFNDDIWTKEVHEAGWVNQELQAYDAAHVSVGTDEGKSVLILTAERKGNKIYSGRVNTEGKKNFKFRKIEASIKLPKTANGLWPAFWMMGDNGKSWPQCGEIDILEMGERNGITEATTETFLNTAIHYGTDAGSGHEQEFHAANFSHSLQDGKYHTYSLDWNEDRLTVSVDNIEFYSFDISKTSGRSVYFHDNFFILFNLAVGGSFTGISDINEITALKEGEKANMYIDWVKIY, from the coding sequence ATGAATAAAACAGCAGTAGCAGTGTTACTACTCTTAGTGTGTTTGATGCAGCAATCTTGTTCATCAAACAGTGATGGAGATACAGAAGAACACGGGGATTTCTTTTTCAAAGACGACTTTGAATCTTTTAATGACGATATCTGGACCAAAGAAGTGCATGAGGCCGGATGGGTAAACCAGGAATTGCAGGCTTACGATGCAGCCCATGTTTCGGTGGGTACTGACGAAGGGAAATCGGTGTTGATTTTAACTGCCGAACGCAAAGGCAATAAAATCTACTCCGGACGTGTAAATACCGAGGGGAAAAAGAACTTCAAATTCAGAAAGATAGAGGCAAGCATTAAGCTTCCTAAAACCGCTAACGGACTTTGGCCGGCTTTCTGGATGATGGGAGACAACGGAAAGTCCTGGCCGCAATGCGGAGAAATAGACATTTTGGAGATGGGCGAACGTAATGGAATTACTGAAGCTACAACCGAAACATTTCTGAACACAGCGATTCACTACGGGACTGATGCCGGTTCCGGACATGAGCAGGAATTTCATGCGGCAAACTTCTCTCATAGCCTACAGGATGGCAAATATCATACTTATAGTCTGGACTGGAACGAAGATCGGCTGACAGTATCGGTTGATAATATCGAATTTTATTCATTCGATATTAGTAAAACCAGCGGTCGCTCTGTGTATTTCCACGATAACTTCTTCATTCTGTTTAATCTTGCTGTAGGTGGTTCTTTTACCGGGATCTCCGACATAAACGAAATTACGGCTTTAAAAGAAGGCGAAAAGGCGAACATGTATATTGATTGGGTAAAAATCTATTAA